Proteins found in one Phocoena sinus isolate mPhoSin1 chromosome 5, mPhoSin1.pri, whole genome shotgun sequence genomic segment:
- the NAA11 gene encoding LOW QUALITY PROTEIN: N-alpha-acetyltransferase 11 (The sequence of the model RefSeq protein was modified relative to this genomic sequence to represent the inferred CDS: inserted 1 base in 1 codon; substituted 3 bases at 3 genomic stop codons), with product MNILSAQPDDLVNLSPCNLLCLPENYQMKYYLYHGLSXPHLSYITEDEDGXIVGYVLAIMEEDPDDVPHGHITSLAVKRSHRHLGLAKLMDQASRAMIENFNAKYVSLHVRKSNRAALHLCSNTLNLQVSEVEPKYSAGGEDAYAMKPGLSQMADELRRXLELKEKGRYVVLGSRENQEVQGSTLPGSKEARQXKNPATDDSGSDSKEPSESMESPRAQDSSEDSHSTS from the exons ATGAACATCCTCAGTGCTCAGCCAGACGACCTGGTGAACCTGTCGCCCTGCAACCTCCTTTGCCTTCCGGAGAACTATCAGATGAAATATTATCTCTACCATGGCCTTTCCTGACCCCATCTCTCTTACATCACTGAGGATGAGGATG AGATTGTGGGCTACGTCCTGGCCATAATGGAGGAGGACCCAGATGATGTCCCCCACGGACATATCACCTCCCTGGCTGTGAAGCGTTCACACCGGCATCTCGGCCTGGCCAAGCTGATGGACCAGGCCTCCCGGGCCATGATAGAGAACTTTAATGCCAAGTATGTGTCCCTGCATGTCAGGAAGAGTAACCGGGCAGCCTTGCACCTCTGTTCTAACACCCTCAACCTTCAGGTTAGTGAGGTGGAACCCAAATACTCTGCAGGTGGAGAAGATGCTTATGCTATGAAGCCGGGTCTGTCGCAGATGGCAGATGAGCTGAGGAGGTAGCTGGAGCTGAAGGAGAAGGGCAGGTATGTTGTGCTGGGCTCCAGGGAGAACCAGGAGGTCCAGGGCAGCACACTTCCTGGTTCCAAAGAGGCCCGTCAATAGAAGAACCCAGCCACTGATGATAGTGGCAGTGACAGCAAGGAACCCAGCGAGTCCATGGAAAGCCCCCGTGCCCAGGACAGCTCAGAAGACTCACACTCCACCTCCTAG